One Pseudomonas brassicacearum genomic region harbors:
- the prpB gene encoding methylisocitrate lyase, which produces MSNSTPGQRFRDAVANEHPLQVVGTINANHALLAKRAGFKAIYLSGGGVAAGSLGVPDLGITGLDDVLTDVRRITDVCDLPLLVDVDTGFGSSAFNVARTVKSMIKFGAAAIHIEDQVGAKRCGHRPNKEIVSQQEMVDRIKAAVDARTDDSFVIMARTDALAVEGLESALDRAAACIEAGADMIFPEAITELEMYKLFASRVRAPILANITEFGATPLYTTEQLAGADVSLVLYPLSAFRAMNKAAENVYTAIRRDGTQQNVIDTMQTRMELYDRIDYHTFEQKLDALFASKK; this is translated from the coding sequence ATGAGCAACAGCACTCCAGGCCAGCGTTTCCGCGATGCGGTCGCCAATGAGCATCCGCTGCAAGTGGTGGGCACGATCAACGCCAACCACGCGCTGCTGGCCAAACGCGCCGGCTTCAAGGCGATCTACCTGTCGGGCGGCGGCGTGGCGGCCGGTTCCCTCGGCGTGCCGGACCTGGGCATCACCGGCCTGGATGACGTGTTGACCGATGTGCGGCGTATCACCGACGTGTGCGACCTGCCATTGCTGGTGGACGTGGACACTGGTTTTGGTTCCTCGGCGTTCAATGTGGCCCGTACGGTCAAGTCGATGATCAAGTTCGGCGCGGCGGCCATTCACATCGAAGACCAGGTCGGCGCCAAGCGCTGCGGTCACCGTCCGAACAAGGAGATCGTCTCGCAGCAGGAAATGGTCGACCGCATTAAGGCCGCCGTCGATGCCCGCACCGACGACAGTTTTGTGATCATGGCCCGTACCGATGCCCTGGCCGTGGAAGGGCTGGAGTCTGCCCTGGATCGCGCCGCCGCCTGCATCGAGGCCGGTGCCGACATGATTTTCCCTGAGGCCATCACCGAACTGGAGATGTACAAGCTGTTCGCCAGCCGCGTACGGGCGCCGATCTTGGCCAACATCACTGAATTCGGCGCGACACCGCTGTACACCACCGAACAGTTGGCCGGTGCCGACGTGTCCCTGGTGCTGTACCCATTGTCGGCCTTCCGTGCCATGAACAAGGCCGCCGAGAACGTCTACACCGCGATCCGCCGCGACGGCACGCAACAGAACGTCATCGACACCATGCAAACGCGCATGGAGCTTTACGACCGCATCGACTACCACACCTTCGAGCAGAAGCTCGATGCGTTGTTCGCGTCGAAGAAGTAA
- a CDS encoding GntR family transcriptional regulator → MLDQLESPAMAQDDSETLSENVFRRIQAAIVKGEIAPGSKISEPELARTYGISRGPLREAIHRLEGQRLLVRIPHVGARVVSLSHAELLELYEIRESLEGMACRLAAERMTLEEIDELRRVLETHERDAAFQAGVGYYQQEGDFDFHYRIIQGSGNRTLTQMLCGELYQLVRMYRIQFSTTPNRPRQAFAEHHRILDAIADRDGELAELLMRRHIGASKRNIARHFQDSATERGES, encoded by the coding sequence ATGCTCGATCAGCTCGAATCCCCGGCGATGGCCCAGGACGACTCGGAAACCCTTTCCGAGAACGTCTTCCGACGTATCCAGGCCGCCATCGTCAAAGGTGAAATCGCCCCCGGCAGCAAGATCTCCGAGCCCGAGCTGGCCCGCACCTACGGCATCAGCCGCGGGCCGCTGCGCGAGGCGATCCATCGCCTGGAAGGCCAACGCCTGTTGGTGCGCATTCCCCACGTCGGTGCCCGGGTGGTGTCCCTGAGTCACGCCGAGCTGCTGGAACTCTACGAAATCCGTGAATCCCTCGAAGGCATGGCCTGCCGCCTGGCGGCCGAACGCATGACCCTGGAAGAAATCGACGAGCTGCGCCGGGTCTTGGAAACCCACGAGCGCGATGCGGCGTTCCAGGCCGGTGTCGGCTATTACCAACAGGAAGGCGATTTCGACTTCCATTACCGGATCATCCAGGGCAGCGGCAACCGCACCCTGACGCAAATGCTCTGCGGCGAGCTGTATCAACTGGTGCGCATGTACCGCATCCAGTTCTCCACCACGCCCAACCGGCCACGCCAAGCGTTTGCCGAGCACCATCGGATTCTAGACGCCATCGCCGACCGCGACGGCGAACTGGCTGAATTATTGATGCGTCGGCACATCGGCGCTTCCAAACGCAACATCGCGCGTCATTTCCAGGACAGCGCCACTGAACGAGGTGAGTCATGA